The Tripterygium wilfordii isolate XIE 37 chromosome 4, ASM1340144v1, whole genome shotgun sequence genome has a window encoding:
- the LOC119996634 gene encoding leucine-rich repeat extensin-like protein 2 → MSRSSHLIFILFLLSSANSFLFHICSADHDDDEGKAIVIDPNLKFENPRLREAYIALQAWKSSIFSDPFNFTANWHGSNICSYNGVFCAPLPSNPSIKVVAGIDLNHADIAGYLPPELGRLKDLALFHINSNRFCGVVPTTFRRMKLLHELDLSNNRFVGKFPKVVLSLPKLKFLDIRFNEFEGSVPSKLFRKDLDAIFLNDNRFQFGIPESLGNSPVSVLVLANNNLGGCIPSSIGKMGKTLNEIILLNDNLTGCLPPQIGLLKDVTVFDVSFNHLRGSLPSSIGNMKSLEQLDVAHNSFTGVISATMCQLPNLQNFTYSFNYFTGEPPSCAAISAGGNVASNGSKNCIPGKTNQKTPRECSSDAARPVDCKGIKCGDIGGRRRPPVPRPPTPSISQSPRPILRPSPPSPTSKSSPFTRSHPPPPTKQFHSTSPPPPTSKSSPKAHLPPPPPPPEIEHSPSTYHHTTPPPPPRRYHSSTPPPHSRKVSPTTHFAPPPPSVHYVPAAPKKSSPPPPPSDYSAPPYKHITPPPKESVGVPAPSYPIYSSAPPPPTPNYHTYLPSPPPMLIYTHSPPPPMSDHLVAPAPSPLEFYPPKTTIPPPQPPMDPLHEPPPPPLHESGCSLPGSPPPPPPPSYHSMPSPSPSTNYHYKKSPPLPKEHWQYPPTWNHQAPLPPTQYSYSPPSPPPLPVYNTPLPPIIGLSYASPPPPTVPYY, encoded by the coding sequence ATGTCTCGTAGTTCTCATTTGATATTCATTCTTTTCTTGCTCTCCTCCGCAAACTCTTTTCTGTTTCATATCTGCTCTGCAGACCACGATGATGACGAAGGCAAAGCTATTGTCATAGATCCAAATCTCAAATTCGAGAACCCAAGGCTTCGGGAAGCCTATATTGCTCTTCAAGCATGGAAATCTTCAATTTTCTCTGACCCTTTTAACTTCACCGCCAACTGGCACGGCTCCAATATCTGCTCCTACAATGGCGTCTTCTGTGCTCCATTACCCTCCAATCCCTCCATTAAGGTGGTTGCCGGGATCGACCTTAACCATGCCGACATTGCTGGTTATCTTCCGCCGGAGCTTGGTCGCCTTAAAGATCTTGCCTTGTTCCACATCAACTCCAACCGTTTTTGTGGTGTAGTGCCCACCACTTTCCGCCGCATGAAGCTCCTCCACGAGCTCGATCTCAGCAACAATAGGTTTGTGGGGAAGTTCCCTAAGGTGGTCTTATCTTTGCCTAAACTTAAATTCTTGGATATCCGCTTCAATGAGTTCGAGGGCTCTGTCCCTTCCAAGCTCTTCCGCAAGGATCTCGATGCCATTTTCTTGAACGACAACAGGTTCCAGTTCGGGATCCCCGAGAGTCTAGGGAACTCGCCGGTTTCTGTGTTGGTCTTGGCAAACAACAATCTTGGTGGTTGCATTCCGAGCAGCATTGGGAAGATGGGGAAGACTCTCAATGAGATCATACTCTTGAATGACAACCTGACTGGGTGTTTGCCTCCCCAGATCGGACTTCTCAAGGATGTAACAGTCTTTGATGTTAGCTTCAATCATCTTCGAGGGTCCCTGCCGTCTAGTATTGGCAACATGAAGAGCTTGGAGCAGTTGGATGTAGCTCACAACAGTTTCACGGGTGTGATATCGGCCACCATGTGCCAGCTACCTAATTTGCAGAACTTTACCTATTCTTTCAACTATTTCACTGGCGAACCGCCTAGTTGTGCGGCTATCTCCGCCGGAGGGAATGTGGCGTCGAACGGGAGCAAGAATTGCATTCCTGGCAAGACAAATCAGAAGACTCCCAGAGAATGCTCTTCAGATGCCGCACGCCCTGTTGACTGCAAGGGGATCAAATGTGGTGACATTGGTGGTAGGAGAAGGCCTCCTGTCCCCAGGCCACCAACTCCAAGCATTTCTCAGTCTCCTAGACCAATTCTCCGTCCTTCCCCTCCATCTCCCACTTCAAAGTCTTCGCCCTTCACCAGATCACATCCTCCACCACCTACAAAGCAGTTTCATTCTACATCCCCACCACCGCCCACTTCAAAGTCTTCACCGAAGGCACATCTCcctccaccgccaccaccacctgAGATTGAACACTCGCCGTCAACTTATCACCATACAACACCACCTCCTCCGCCCAGAAGATATCATTCTTCCACACCTCCCCCACATAGTAGGAAAGTATCACCCACCACACATTTTGCACCACCGCCTCCATCTGTCCATTACGTTCCCGCAGCGCCTAAAAAATCATCTCCACCACCCCCGCCGTCTGACTACTCCGCACCTCCCTATAAACACATAACACCACCCCCCAAAGAGTCGGTAGGGGTTCCAGCGCCAAGTTATCCAATTTACTCTTCTGCGCCGCCGCCACCAACTCCAAACTATCACACTTATCTACCGTCGCCACCACCAATGCTAATATACACGCACTCGCCTCCTCCTCCAATGTCTGACCATTTGGTAGCTCCAGCTCCGTCACCACTGGAGTTTTATCCTCCCAAAACCACAATTCCACCCCCACAACCTCCAATGGATCCATTGCATGAACCACCGCCACCCCCTCTTCATGAGTCCGGGTGTAGTCTTCCAGGATCACctcccccaccaccaccaccaagctACCATTCAATGCCTTCACCTTCTCCGTCAACCAACTACCACTACAAGAAATCGCCCCCCCTTCCTAAAGAGCATTGGCAGTATCCTCCAACATGGAATCATCAAGCTCCTCTTCCACCAACCCAGTATTCCTATTCGCCACCGTCACCTCCGCCACTCCCAGTTTACAACACCCCTCTTCCACCAATTATAGGTTTATCCTATGCTTCTCCTCCTCCCCCTACGGTCCCCTACTACTAG